The window GAGCTTTGGAGTATTTAAGAAGTAGAGAAAAATTAGAGGTACTGATTAAGGAACTAGGGGTATGGGGACCAGTTATATACATGGTTTTATATGCTATTGTAACAACAACGTGTATATCTGTTTTACCTCTAACTTTAGCAGGGGGAATTATCTTTGGACCTGTAATGGGAATTTTGTACACAGCTATTGGAGCAGGTTTAGGTTTATCTTTGTCATTTTTAATAGCAAGATATGTTGCTAGAAAATTTGTTGAAGAGAGATTTGGAAAAACAGAAGTTTTTAAAAAGATAGATGAAGGAGTTAAGAAAGAGGGGTGGTTTATTCTTGCCATTACAAGACTATTGCCAATATTTCCCTTTGGAATCCAAAACTACGTTTATGGATTAACTTCAATAAGTTTTATTAAATACTCTTTATTATCAACAATATTTATATTGCCAGGAACATCAGTATTTGTATTATTAGCTGGAGCAGTGGCTTCAGGAGATATGGAAAAAGCTGTTAAAATGTCAATAATAGCATCTCTTATATTTTTGGCTTTAACTATAATAGCAAAATTAATAGCAAGAAAAAATTCGAAATACTAGGAGGATTATTAATATGGGAAAAAAAATAAAACTATTTACACTTTCACTGTTAGTTCTTAGTGCACTAGCAGGTTGTAAAAAAGAGGAAAATAAAGATGTCAATATCTATATGTGGGGAGGATCAAAAGAGATCAATAAGTTTATGGATGATGTAGTGACTCCTAAAGTTTTAGAGAAAGATGGAATAAATCTAAAAAGGGTTCCTATTGTAGATATAAAAGATGTTGTTAATAAATTGATAATAGAAAAACAAGCGGGAAAGAAAAATGGTGTTATAGATATTTTATGGGTTAATGGTGAAAATTTTAAAGCATTAAAGGATGCTAAAGTTTTAGAAGAAAATATCTTAGCAAAAGTTGAAAATAAAGATTTATTAAAAGAGAGTACAACTGTTAAAGATTTTGGAGAAACTATAAATGGATTGGAAGTCCCATTTGGGGAAGCTCAATTTAATTTTATATACAATACAAAAAATGGAAAAATACCTTTTACTGGATGGGAAACTCTAACAGAGTATGTTAAAAAGAATCCTGGAAAATTTACATATCCAAATGCAAATAATTTTACAGGAAGCGCTTTTGTAAGAAATATAGTTATTGATATGTTAGGTTATGATAATATTCAAAAGATGACTCCTGAGGAGTTTAAACAAAATCTTAATTTAGTTTGGAATTATTTAAATGAGATAGAGCCATATTTATGGAGAAAAGGAGAAACTTATCCTGAATCAGAAGGGAAGTTAGATCTTTTATACTCAACAGGAGAAGTTAACGTAACAATGGGATACACAATAAATAAAGTTAATTCTAAAATAGAATCAAAAGAGTATCCAGATACATCTCAAAGTTTTTTATTGAATAAAGGAACGTTATTTAATAATCACTATTTAGCAATACCTAAAAATGCTCAAAATAAAAGTGGAGCTTTAATAGTTATAAATGAGTTAATTTCACCAGAGATGCAGTTATTAAAACAAGAACCAAAAAATTGGGGTGATTTTAATATTTTAGATATGAGAAAATTGACTCCAGAGACTGTTAAAAAATTCTTTGATTTAAATAAAAGTGGGAAAATTCCATCACCAGAAGAACTTCAAGAAAAAAGAGTTATGGAATTAACTCCAGATAAATTGAAAGTTATTGAAGAGGGATGGATAGAGAACGTTGGAAAAAATTAAAAAATTTATATATATAATACCGTTCTTTTTATATATAACATTTTTCTTTCTTTATGGTTTATACTACGTTTTTATGACCTCTTTTGGATATAATAGAATTTTAACTAAATCATATTTTACTTTAGAATATTATAGAGAAGTTATTTATTCTAAAGAGTTTTATGAGAGCTTAATCTATACAATAAAAATAAATAGTATAGCTTCTATTTTTGCTTTTATATTGACAATAGGAGTTCTATTTTTGGTTTTTATAAGTAAAAGAAGGGGCTATTTTCATACAAAGTTTTTTCAAAGAGTAATTGAAGCTCCAGTATTTGTTCCATATTTAGTGAGTGCATACGGAGTACTCTTACTTCTTATGAGAAGAGGTATATTAAATAAGATTTTATTTAAAATAGGGATCATATCCTCTATAGATGATTTTGTAATATTAACAAATGATAGATATGGAGTTGGCATAATATTAACATATGTTTGGAAGGCATTACCTTTTATGACTATGATGACTCTTCCTATAGTTTTTAGAATTGATAAGAAGTGGGATTCTTTAGGGAAAATATATAATTTAAGTGATATAACTTTTTTTAAAAAAATAGTTTTCCCTCTAGTTTTTCCAACTCTAAGTATAAGCTTTTTCATAGTTTTAACATATCTTTTTGCATCTTTTGAAACGCCTTATATTTTAGGTGTTACTCATCCGAGAGTTTTGTCTGTATTAGTATTTGATACATATACAAAGGGAAGTTTAGATATGAGGGGAAAGATAATGGTTATGAATATTTTAATCTCATCTATAAGTTTGCTCTTTGGTGGAGTAATGTGTTTAGTTTTAAAGTTTTTTACAAAATTTGAAGAAAGAGAGTGGTAAAATGAAAAGGATATTTTTATGGATAACATATTTTTTTATCTCTTTAATATTTTTACTACCATTTATTGGGATATTTTTTAATAGCATGAATTTTAAAATGTGGGGATACGTTTTGAAATCTAAAGCAACTTACAGCAGTTTATTAACAACATTTTTAGTAGTTTTAATGACTATGTTTATAAACTTTATAATAGGAACACCTGTAGCTGCCTTTATGGCTAGAGAAAATTTTAAAGGGAAAATTTTTATAGAACTTTTAATAATTTTACCGTTGATAATTCCTACAATGGTAAGTACAATGGGAATACAGTTTGCATTTATAAAATTAGGATTAATAGAAACAACTCTAGGAGTGGCTATAGTACACAGTGTTACAACAATTCCGTACTATATTCAAAGTATGAGATCAGGATATGTGACCTTAAATAGAGACTATATAAATTTAGGTAAAATTTTAGGTGCTAATTTCATAGAGAGATTTTTTAAAATTACTTTACCAATGATATATCCATCATTTTTAGTTGGAATGTCTTTAGTTATAATTGTTTCGTTGGCTCAATATTTAGTGACTTTTATAATAGGAGGAGGACAAATTATGACCCTTCCAATTCTAATGATGCCGTATTTAGTTGATGGAGGAGTTACTAATGGAACAGTTTATAGTGTAATATATGTTGTATTTACATATTTTTTAGTTTTTTTAATAAATCAGTTAGTAAAAAAAATTTATAAAAGGAGAGAATATTAGATGATAGAGATAAAAGAAGTCTCTAAATCCTTTTCTGCATTTTCTTTAAAAAATATAAATATCTCTATAAAAGAGGGAGAATTTATAGGAGTACTAGGACAATCAGGATCTGGAAAAACCACTCTTTTAAATATAGTATCAGGACTAGACAAAGAGTTTCAAGGAGAGATATTAATAGATGGAAAAAGTCCGAGTAGGATGATAAAGGATGGGAAGATTGCAATGGTTTTTCAAAAGGATCTTCTTCTTCCTCATTTAAATGTTTGGGAAAATATAGCTTTTGGATTGAAGATAAAAAAAATATCTAAAGATGAAATTGAAAAAAGAGTTAGAGAAGTTTTACTAGAAATGGATTTAGTGGGAAAAGAGAAAAGGTTTCCAAATGAACTAAGTGGAGGAGAGAAGCAAAGAGTTTCAATAGCAAGAGCAATAGTTACAAGGCCAAAACTTTTACTAATGGATGAACCTTTTTCTGCACTAGATTTCAATTTGAGAGATAAAATGCAAAAGATGGTAAAAAAACTTCACGAAAGATTAAAAGTTACAATTATATTTGTAACTCATGATAGAGAGGAAGCTTTTTATCTCTCTACTAGAATAGGAGTTATGTTTAAGGGAGAGCTTTTAGATTATGGAACACCTAAAGATCTATATAATGAGCCAAAAAATGTTTATACAGCTAAATTACTAGGTGTGGAAAATATATTTTTAAAAGAGAAGTTTGAAAGTATATTTAAATGTAAAATAAAACATTGTAAGTTTGTAGCACTTAGAGGAAAAAGTATTAAAATAGTTAAGGATTCTAATTTAAAAGGAAAAGTAGAAGAGATAACTTATAAAATGGGTGGTCACTGGGTAGTTGTATCTTTAGGAGACGAAAAAATAACCTTAGTAGAGGAAAATGAAGTTTTATATGAAAAAGGAGATGAGATCTCTTTAAGTTATAATGACAATGAGAAAATTTTAATAGGAGAGCAAAGTAGATGCTAGATACACATTGTAGAAAATATATTCAACCTTTAATTGGTTTAGGAGCAGATATAGCTATAAAACTTGGATTAGATGCTAATAGAGTTACAATAATAGCTATGCTAGTTGGAGTTTTAAGTGGAATTTTAACAGCATTAGACTTAAATATAGCTGGAATTTTAATGCTATGGATTTCAGGGTATTTAGATGCAGTGGATGGGACTATAGCTAGAAAGACAAAATCCTCATCACCTTTTGGAACAGTAATGGATATAACATTTGATAGAATAGTTGAAGGATCTGTTATAATAGGTGTTGCTTATAAATATTCCCAGTTTAGTTTTATATCTCTTGTATTAGCTGTTAGTATAATAATATCAATGACAATATTTCTAACAACAGGACCATTAGCTGAAAATAAAGGAGAGAAAACATTTTATTATCAAGCGGGATTAGCCGAAAGAACTGAGGGATTTGTAATGCTTAGTTTAATGATACTTTTAAGAGAGAGAGCAGAAGTTGTTATAAATATATTTTCTGGAGTAGTTTTATTTACCGCTGGGCAAAGATTTATAGAAGCTAAAAAAATATTATCAAAAGACCTATAATCTATACATAGAAAAAAACTTTTCAGAATGCCCTCTATATGCTATTATATAATAGTAGGGGGTGGTATAATGCATACAACAGCTGCAAATATTTTAAAAATTTTATCTCAGAGTGAAATGTCTGTAGATGATATGCAGTTGTATTTAGAAGTAGAGAAAAGCTCAATAATGAAAGCAATCTTACAACTTAATGAGTTTTTAGAATCGATCAACTTACCAATAATAAAGAGGAACGACAGCTTATGTTCTTTAAATCTTTCAAATCAACAGATGAAAACACTATTTAACAATTTTAACACTTTAACATCAGTAGAAAAAGTAGATTATCTATTTATTAAATTTATAGCAACGGGATTTTTAAATTTAGAAAAAGAAAAAGAGAATCTAGATATATCTAGAAGTACAATTTTAAGAGCTTTTAAAACAGTAAAAGAGACATTTGCAAAAAATGGATCAACTTATGAGTATATCCATGGAAAGGGATTAGTTTTAACTCATCTCAGTAGTTTAGATAAAACAGCTTTTTGCAAAAAATTAATGATATTCTTTATAGAGGAGGATATTTTAGTTCCAAGCAGAAGAAATTTATTAAATAGTATAAAAAAGTTTGATACAAAAGAAAGAGTAGAAAAATTGTATCCTATTTTAAGTAATTCAGAGATGTCTGTTAATTATTTTGTATTGGCATTTATACATGTTTTAGAAGTTTGTGTAGATATATTTGGAGGGTTTGATTTTAAAGTAGAATCTATTAAAGAGATGGATAAGTTTATAAAAATAAAAAATTCTGTTGAAAAGTGTGGAAAAGAATTAAGCGAAGAGTATAAAAAACAATTGGTTTACTTTTTATATTCATTCTCTTTAGATCAAGGGCGTTTAGATGGAACTTTAATAAATATAAGTTCTAAATTTATAAGTGATTTAAAAGACTATTTCAAGTTGAAAATTAATAATAAAGATCTTTATAAACTACTTTTTAATAAGGTTTATCTTTCGTTTTTTAAATTAGAAAATAATATTTTAAAGATATCTAATATAAAAAGAGATAGATCCTATATGAAAATTTTAGAAAAATTAGATATATTTTTAGCAGAAAATTCATATAAAATATACTTAGCAGATAAATATGTGATAGCATTTGTTTTAAAAACAATTATTATCGAGGAGAATATTTCAGAAATAAAAAATGTTTTATTACTTCTTCATGATGCTGCAATAAATCGGAAAAGTGCTTTTAATATATCCTTAAAAAGGTATATTCCAGCGGTAAATTTTGATGTAGAACCGATATTGTTCTATCAAAAAAATGTGGCTAAATTAAAAAAAGATTATGACATAATAATAGCAGACAGCAAAATATCATATGAGTCAATTTTAATAGATTCATATAACAATATTAAAATCTATGAAATTTTAGAAAATCATGCATTAAATGTAGGATTGAATAAGAAATAAAATGTATAAAAAATAATAGAAGAAATAGCAAGTCTTTTTTTGTGAGAAAAGAGTCACTATTTCTTTTTTTTATTTTTATTTTTCAAATGTCATATCTAAATGAGGAATTCCATCTTCAGAATAAACTGCAGAAACTGGTTTAAATCCAAGCTCTTTATAAAAATCTTTAAGATATTCTTGAGCACCAATAGTAATTTTATTTGTGTTTAAATTTTTTAAAACGCAGTTTATCCCCTCTGTTACAATAGCTCTTGCATAACCCTTTCCTCTAGCGTCTTTAGCAACTAAAACTCTGCCTAAAGAAGCATTGTCGTAGGATACTCCAGGCTGAAGAACTCTAAGATATGCTTTAATTTTATCGTTTTCTTTTATCATCACATGAAAAGAGGTTTTATCTTTGTCATCAATATCGTTATAGACACACTTTTGTTCTACAACAAAAATTTCAGATCTTAATTTTAAAATATCGTAAAGCTCCTCAAGTGTCAATTCATTAAATTTTTTACATAAAATCATATAAACCTCCTTTAGAAAAAACTATAAAAAATATAACGTTAAATAAGTATACAATAAAAATATAAAAAAATTCAATAAAAAATAAAAAAATCATGTAAAAAAATAAGGTATTTATGTATAAAAAAACAATATCTATAATTTATATAGTAATATAAGTTATAGATATTATAAAAAATTATAGAAATAAGGAGATAAATAGATGAAAAAAATAAAAGGAATAATTTTATTAATTGCTTTATCTTTTACAGGGTGTGCTTCCACAATGTATGAAGGGCAACAGCAAACTAGGGGAAACAGTTTAGATATGAACTTAGTAGCAAATACAATACTTGCTACAGCTCTTTATAATAGCTCTAATAACAGCAGTCCATTTACAGATTTTAATTCTAAAAATAAAACTATAACAGAAACTCATAAAACAGGAATGTCTACATCTAATACTGTAGGAACAAGTAAAACAGAAACATATACTCAACCTTATGGTAGTAATGGAATAATGACAACTACAACAAGAAATTCTAACACTGTAACTCACTCAAACTCTGTTGAAAAAACAACAACAAAAAGTAGATCTTTTGGATTTTAATTTGACAAAAAATTAACTTCAATGTATTATCTAAATATGATATCAAAATTAGATAAAGAAAAGGAGTTAATTAAATGTTAGATTTATTTAAAATATTTTTTAAACTAGGATGCACAGCTTTTGGAGGACCAGTAGCTCACATATCTATGGTAGAAAGGGAGGTTGTAGAAAAAAGAAAAATAATTTCTAAAGAGGATTTTTTAGATTTTATAGGAAGTGTAAATTTAATACCTGGACCAAATTCAACGCAAATAGTTATGCTTACAGGGTTGCGTTATAAAGGATTTTGGGGTATGATAGTTGCAGGTTTGTCATTCATATTTCCTGCAGCTTTTATAACTCTATTACTAGCAGTTATATATAGTTATTCAAAAGATATTATATATATAAAGCCTATTTTTGATTATGTAAAATTTGGAGTATTTCCAATAATTATATTTTCTTTAATAAATATGTATAATAAAATAAAAAAAAATAATGATCAAGTAATAGTTTTACTACTTTCATGTTTTTTAAATTTTTTCTTAGAAAAAGAGATTTTTATTATTTTCTCTATGGGAATTTTAGCTACAGTTTATACATTGTATCTAAATAAAAATCGTTTAAATGTAGTTATTTTGCCACTATGGGCTATAATCTTTGAAAAGTTTTTTAAAATAGGAGCCACTTTATTTGGAGGGGGATATATGCTTATTGCTTATATTTCTGATCTTTTTGTTCAAAGTGGAATATTAACAGAAACACAACTTTTAGATGCAATAGCTTTTGGGCAATTTACTCCAGGACCTATATTGACAACAGCAACATTTATAGGATATGAAATCGGTGGAGTAGTAGGATCTATATGGGCAACAATAGGGATATTTTTGCCATCCTTTATCTTTATATATTTCTTAGGAAGTATAGTGAGTAAAGTAAGAAATAATCTCATAGCTTCAAAGTTTTTAAACTTTGTCAATGCATCTAGTTTGGGAGTTATGGTATCTGTGATACTACTTATGGGGAAGGACTTAATGAAAGATTTAAAAGGAGTCCCTTTAGTTATAATTAATTTGCTTTTAATTAAATTTAAAATGGATAGTTATTGTTTGATTATCATATCATTGA of the Cetobacterium sp. NK01 genome contains:
- a CDS encoding TVP38/TMEM64 family protein — translated: MKQKRKLLKIAIVCVLIILVFIVMKSGALEYLRSREKLEVLIKELGVWGPVIYMVLYAIVTTTCISVLPLTLAGGIIFGPVMGILYTAIGAGLGLSLSFLIARYVARKFVEERFGKTEVFKKIDEGVKKEGWFILAITRLLPIFPFGIQNYVYGLTSISFIKYSLLSTIFILPGTSVFVLLAGAVASGDMEKAVKMSIIASLIFLALTIIAKLIARKNSKY
- a CDS encoding ABC transporter substrate-binding protein, which produces MGKKIKLFTLSLLVLSALAGCKKEENKDVNIYMWGGSKEINKFMDDVVTPKVLEKDGINLKRVPIVDIKDVVNKLIIEKQAGKKNGVIDILWVNGENFKALKDAKVLEENILAKVENKDLLKESTTVKDFGETINGLEVPFGEAQFNFIYNTKNGKIPFTGWETLTEYVKKNPGKFTYPNANNFTGSAFVRNIVIDMLGYDNIQKMTPEEFKQNLNLVWNYLNEIEPYLWRKGETYPESEGKLDLLYSTGEVNVTMGYTINKVNSKIESKEYPDTSQSFLLNKGTLFNNHYLAIPKNAQNKSGALIVINELISPEMQLLKQEPKNWGDFNILDMRKLTPETVKKFFDLNKSGKIPSPEELQEKRVMELTPDKLKVIEEGWIENVGKN
- a CDS encoding ABC transporter permease; protein product: MEKIKKFIYIIPFFLYITFFFLYGLYYVFMTSFGYNRILTKSYFTLEYYREVIYSKEFYESLIYTIKINSIASIFAFILTIGVLFLVFISKRRGYFHTKFFQRVIEAPVFVPYLVSAYGVLLLLMRRGILNKILFKIGIISSIDDFVILTNDRYGVGIILTYVWKALPFMTMMTLPIVFRIDKKWDSLGKIYNLSDITFFKKIVFPLVFPTLSISFFIVLTYLFASFETPYILGVTHPRVLSVLVFDTYTKGSLDMRGKIMVMNILISSISLLFGGVMCLVLKFFTKFEEREW
- a CDS encoding ABC transporter permease encodes the protein MKRIFLWITYFFISLIFLLPFIGIFFNSMNFKMWGYVLKSKATYSSLLTTFLVVLMTMFINFIIGTPVAAFMARENFKGKIFIELLIILPLIIPTMVSTMGIQFAFIKLGLIETTLGVAIVHSVTTIPYYIQSMRSGYVTLNRDYINLGKILGANFIERFFKITLPMIYPSFLVGMSLVIIVSLAQYLVTFIIGGGQIMTLPILMMPYLVDGGVTNGTVYSVIYVVFTYFLVFLINQLVKKIYKRREY
- a CDS encoding ABC transporter ATP-binding protein; translation: MIEIKEVSKSFSAFSLKNINISIKEGEFIGVLGQSGSGKTTLLNIVSGLDKEFQGEILIDGKSPSRMIKDGKIAMVFQKDLLLPHLNVWENIAFGLKIKKISKDEIEKRVREVLLEMDLVGKEKRFPNELSGGEKQRVSIARAIVTRPKLLLMDEPFSALDFNLRDKMQKMVKKLHERLKVTIIFVTHDREEAFYLSTRIGVMFKGELLDYGTPKDLYNEPKNVYTAKLLGVENIFLKEKFESIFKCKIKHCKFVALRGKSIKIVKDSNLKGKVEEITYKMGGHWVVVSLGDEKITLVEENEVLYEKGDEISLSYNDNEKILIGEQSRC
- a CDS encoding CDP-alcohol phosphatidyltransferase family protein — translated: MLDTHCRKYIQPLIGLGADIAIKLGLDANRVTIIAMLVGVLSGILTALDLNIAGILMLWISGYLDAVDGTIARKTKSSSPFGTVMDITFDRIVEGSVIIGVAYKYSQFSFISLVLAVSIIISMTIFLTTGPLAENKGEKTFYYQAGLAERTEGFVMLSLMILLRERAEVVINIFSGVVLFTAGQRFIEAKKILSKDL
- a CDS encoding GNAT family N-acetyltransferase — translated: MILCKKFNELTLEELYDILKLRSEIFVVEQKCVYNDIDDKDKTSFHVMIKENDKIKAYLRVLQPGVSYDNASLGRVLVAKDARGKGYARAIVTEGINCVLKNLNTNKITIGAQEYLKDFYKELGFKPVSAVYSEDGIPHLDMTFEK
- a CDS encoding chromate transporter — its product is MLDLFKIFFKLGCTAFGGPVAHISMVEREVVEKRKIISKEDFLDFIGSVNLIPGPNSTQIVMLTGLRYKGFWGMIVAGLSFIFPAAFITLLLAVIYSYSKDIIYIKPIFDYVKFGVFPIIIFSLINMYNKIKKNNDQVIVLLLSCFLNFFLEKEIFIIFSMGILATVYTLYLNKNRLNVVILPLWAIIFEKFFKIGATLFGGGYMLIAYISDLFVQSGILTETQLLDAIAFGQFTPGPILTTATFIGYEIGGVVGSIWATIGIFLPSFIFIYFLGSIVSKVRNNLIASKFLNFVNASSLGVMVSVILLMGKDLMKDLKGVPLVIINLLLIKFKMDSYCLIIISLIYGYLIWRI